A part of Leishmania panamensis strain MHOM/PA/94/PSC-1 chromosome 34 sequence genomic DNA contains:
- a CDS encoding hypothetical protein (TriTrypDB/GeneDB-style sysID: LpmP.34.2630), with amino-acid sequence MEKVSIATARMSIVRCCFAWVGIFAFLSLLHSATAGAQVVAPWYRINYNTPAYVLYKPQDVAQYASSRTAANGYCVQNGMSIFSAELPDKDNNFASETAKELGGTGYFTYTGSSAEPLPAFAQFCTQLQPDQNVAPNSAKCGFTFRYGLLTIVDTILLGNQPGVAQYYSLYPNLWGAGNANTGYPVEWDTTNPNPRGYYFMAVTGLTDTVGKHVNVDATVSASDTYVTVSKFAIYCESQSFLGYLPVSTAWVQPRFVKGYKELTWAQEHWWVIFLILAAIILIVLCTVLVYCCLTMTPPKEEIPIVPMVLRERNGSAYVNALDNEASSKPFGVSNMSSRSALKNSQQGSGILMPMPVVDPESLVRALPSIFVRKDTLQTTDGDSLALENEDNRVNRSETS; translated from the coding sequence atggagaaggTTTCCATCGCCACTGCCAGAATGAGCattgtgcgctgctgcttcgcctgGGTGGGCATTTTtgccttcctttctcttctacATTCAGCGACTGCAGGCGCGCAAGTGGTGGCGCCGTGGTATCGAATCAACTACAACACTCCAGCGTACGTACTCTACAAGCCGCAGGATGTAGCGCAGTACGCTAGTTCTCGAACCGCGGCAAACGGGTACTGCGTGCAGAATGGCATGAGCATCTTTTCTGCTGAGCTACCTGACAAGGATAATAATTTTGCATCAGAGACGGCGAAGGAGCTCGGGGGTACGGGCTACTTCACTTACACAGGCTCCAGCGCAGAACCTCTCCCAGCTTTTGCCCAATTTTGTACTCAGTTGCAACCAGACCAAAATGTCGCTCCGAACTCGGCAAAGTGCGGGTTCACCTTCCGATATGGTCTTCTGACCATCGTCGATACTATCTTGCTGGGGAATCAGCCTGGGGTGGCGCAGTATTATTCACTGTACCCAAACTTGTGGGGGGCCGGGAATGCGAACACTGGCTACCCCGTTGAGTGGGACACGACAAACCCGAATCCCCGTGGCTACTATTTTATGGCGGTGACTGGGTTGACCGACACAGTCGGCAAGCACGTTAACGTGGATGCGACTGTGTCGGCAAGTGATACCTACGTCACAGTATCGAAGTTCGCAATCTACTGCGAGTCGCAGAGCTTTTTGGGCTACCTTCCAGTTTCTACTGCATGGGTGCAGCCCCGCTTCGTGAAGGGTTACAAGGAGCTGACGTGGGCCCAAGAGCACTGGTGGGTGATTTTTCTCATCCTCGCTGCTATCATTCTGATTGTGCTATGCACAGTTCTTGTTTACTGCTGCCTCACCATGACCCCACCGAAAGAGGAGATTCCAATAGTGCCGATGGTGCTGCGTGAGCGCAATGGATCCGCGTACGTGAACGCGTTGGACAATGAGGCGTCTTCGAAGCCGTTCGGCGTCTCCAACATGTCGAGTAGGTCAGCTCTGAAGAACTCGCAGCAAGGCTCTGGTATCTTGATGCCCATGCCGGTGGTAGACCCAGAGAGCCTTGTCCGGGCATTGCCGTCCATCTTCGTCCGGAAGGACACGTTGCAGACCACTGACGGGGACAGCCTGGCCTTGGAGAACGAAGACAACAGGGTCAACCGGAGTGAGACAAGCTAG
- a CDS encoding hypothetical protein (TriTrypDB/GeneDB-style sysID: LpmP.34.2640): protein MIFGSALVFLVAVINSSANRYLPAKLKLLAPSIGWFITSVFIARGPFVWYACSLTIQGLFATLLFMTLGFTSSLALRAIIFPFLATAAAAWAKKVLPPVEAWATAAIALVQIWSTFGGLIIHACYPANILQILEQQGERNRRVRSVAGTLVRKQGKFVEGRTVPSLDGKSTLQTLVVKQAYTTPRWVLYCGGNAEFLENSLKDIHVISDALKAHVILYNPRGIGYSTGYLSHLGEFVEDAAAVARAYIEEEKIDEKHLLFFGHSIGGGTAAQVVAECYPHASLVLDRTFSSMSDAAVAFSCLTPTVTRMIFPWFVGNLHTLVGWDKIKHSRKLVLYSQHDEMINFSISSIARHSQFQKGGADADKVVELLGAPPSYHNSLLNTFDNYEEVCLRMNWLFPT from the coding sequence ATGATCTTTGGTTCAGCGCTGGTGTTCTTGGTGGCAGTGATCAACAGTTCCGCCAACCGCTATCTTCCCGCCAAGCTGAAGTTGCTCGCGCCCTCCATAGGGTGGTTCATCACAAGTGTCTTCATCGCCCGAGGTCCCTTCGTGTGGTATGCGTGCTCGTTGACGATTCAAGGACTATTTGCCACCTTGTTATTCATGACACTCGGTTTTACGAGTAGCCTTGCCTTGCGCGCCATCATCTTTCCATTTCTGgcgaccgcagcggcggcctgGGCTAAGAAGGTTCTGCCTCCGGTGGAGGCATGGGCTACTGCTGCGATCGCCCTTGTGCAGATCTGGAGCACCTTTGGCGGCCTCATAATTCACGCCTGCTATCCAGCCAACATCTTACAGATCCTTGAACAACAGGGAGAGCGCAACCGCCGCGTCCGCTCGGTTGCTGGCACGCTGGTTCGCAAGCAGGGTAAGTTTGTCGAGGGGCGCACGGTGCCGTCGCTGGATGGAAAGAGCACGCTGCAGACCCTTGTGGTGAAGCAGGCGTATACAACCCCCCGCTGGGTTTTGTACTGCGGAGGCAACGCAGAGTTCCTGGAGAACAGCCTCAAGGATATCCACGTCATTAGCGACGCTCTCAAGGCCCACGTCATTCTGTATAACCCACGCGGCATCGGCTACAGTACCGGCTATCTCTCGCATCTCGGCGAATTTGTCGaggacgctgccgcagtagCGCGAGCGTACattgaggaggagaagatcgACGAGAAGCACCTGCTTTTCTTCGGTCACAGCATCGGCGGTGGTaccgcggcgcaggtggtggcggaaTGCTATCCCCATGCGTCTCTAGTGCTGGATCGCACTTTCTCATCCATGTCGGACGCGGCTGTTGCTTTTTCCTGCCTCACCCCTACTGTGACACGCATGATCTTTCCGTGGTTTGTCGGTAATCTTCACACTCTGGTGGGCTGGGACAAGATCAAGCACAGCCGCAAGCTCGTTCTCTACTCGCAACACGATGAGATGATCAACTTTTCGATCTCGTCCATTGCCCGTCACTCCCAGTTCCAAAAAGGCGGGGCGGATGCCGACAAGGTTGTTGAGCTTCTCGGCGCCCCGCCCTCCTACCACAACAGTCTCTTGAACACCTTTGACAACTACGAGGAAGTATGTCTCCGAATGAATTGGTTGTTTCCCACGTAA